One bacterium genomic window carries:
- a CDS encoding T9SS type A sorting domain-containing protein: IPGQPLHTVISYYIKAKDVLGNTKTTPEYTFRIEPTYEFSTIICNAYNVFITTNDEIITIKPDTLDCGIPDKKKEISFIINKTGTLGWSEIVVPWDLLHGNSVLGGFVVKLNDISVNCEITEFPGHFTKIYFTYEDGGYVTICAPICVGDVNEDGKIDMKDIREVAKRFGDTPWYSNAGVPWLPRADIDKNKKIDMKDIRFVAKLFGLTKESDILALLEDIVGHPIAPPVLTLYQNFPNPFSSGTLIRYGVPRNGRVSLKVYNSAGQIVETIVDEEKLPGYYSVGWSSEKMPDGIYFLRLETQDRVITKKMILVK, translated from the coding sequence GATACCAGGACAGCCTCTTCATACAGTTATCTCTTACTATATAAAAGCAAAAGATGTATTAGGAAATACAAAGACGACACCAGAATATACATTCCGTATAGAGCCTACTTATGAATTCTCTACCATTATATGTAATGCTTACAATGTGTTCATAACTACCAATGATGAGATTATAACCATCAAGCCAGATACACTTGATTGCGGGATTCCTGATAAGAAGAAAGAAATAAGCTTTATTATTAATAAAACTGGCACACTTGGTTGGAGTGAGATTGTGGTTCCTTGGGATCTACTACATGGGAATTCGGTGCTTGGTGGGTTCGTAGTGAAGCTTAATGATATTTCTGTAAACTGTGAGATTACAGAATTCCCGGGACACTTTACCAAAATATATTTTACTTATGAAGATGGTGGCTATGTTACAATTTGTGCACCTATCTGTGTCGGTGATGTAAATGAAGATGGAAAGATTGATATGAAAGATATCCGTGAAGTAGCTAAGCGATTTGGAGATACACCATGGTACTCAAACGCAGGTGTGCCATGGCTTCCGCGTGCTGATATAGATAAAAATAAAAAGATAGATATGAAAGATATAAGATTTGTAGCAAAGCTCTTTGGCCTCACAAAGGAAAGTGATATACTTGCACTCTTAGAAGATATCGTAGGCCATCCAATAGCGCCACCAGTGCTTACTTTGTATCAGAACTTTCCTAATCCATTCTCATCTGGTACTTTAATAAGGTATGGAGTACCAAGAAATGGAAGGGTATCGCTTAAGGTGTATAACTCTGCTGGTCAAATAGTAGAAACAATTGTTGATGAAGAGAAGCTACCTGGATATTACTCGGTGGGTTGGAGTTCCGAAAAAATGCCTGATGGTATCTATTTCTTACGACTTGAGACTCAGGATAGGGTTATCACCAAAAAGATGATATTGGTGAAGTAA